The region CGGGCACGGACTGGACGTTGACCGTCCCCGCCGGAAGCGAGCTCCCCGAGGGCACTTACCCCGTCACCGCCACCGTCACCGACTCCGCGGGCAACGCCGCCTCCGACGCCAGCACCAACGAGCTCACCATTGACACGACTCCCCCGGTCGTGGCCATTGCGGCCCCCGCCGAGGGCTCCACCACGGGCGACTCGACGCCCACGATTTCCGGCACCACCGACGCCGCCGAAGGCTCCACCGTCACCGTCACCATCGGCGCCGAGTCCCACACGGCGACCGTCCAGGCCGACGGCTCCTGGACCCTCGACTGGCCCACCGTGCTTCCCGACGCTTCCTACACCGTGTCGGCCTCGGTCACGGACCCCGCTGGCAACACGGGCTCCGATTCCAACGGCTTCACGGTCCTGGCCACTCCGCCCAGCACCCCGCCCATCGTGACGTCTCCGCTGTACGCGGGGGCCTCGGTCACCGTGTACGGAAGCAGCGTCGAGGCCCCGGGCAGTCTCGTGACGGTGTACGTCGGCGGCATCTCGGCGGGCACCGCCCTCGTCCAGGCCGACGGCTCCTGGAGCCTGGCCGGCGTTCCCCTGGCCGACGGCCAGTCGGTCACCGCCACGGTGGAGGCCGCCGGGAAATTGGCGAGCGGGTCTTCGAACACGGTGGTCGTGGCCGCGAACTCCAGCGACCTCACCCCGGCCCCCATCCTCGCCACGCCGGTGGCGGCCGGCACCACGTCGGTCACCGGAACCTCCCTCCCCGGTGCCACGGTGGATGTGTACGCGGACGGATATTACTTGGGAACGACGATCGCCGACGGGACCGGTGCCTGGACGCTCTCCTCCCTCGCGCCCCTTCCCGATGGCACCCTTCTCTCGGCGACGGCGACCCTCGCCCCCGGAGGGACTTCGTCCTGGTCGAACACGGTGGTGGTGGGCACCGCGATCCACCTCCTTCGTTCGGACGACCTCACGAGCCTGAGTCAGCCCATCGCGCCCCTCTTCGAGCGGTGCCACCCCGCCTTCTCCTCCCTGGCGGCCATGGGGCCCAACCATGCTGCCAACTGGGGAGAGGGGGCCGACGCGACCCTTCCGGGCACCTCCGACGACGACAAGGCCTACGTCCGGGGCATCACGTCGGGAACCGCCGAACCCGACACGACGGTCCTTGCTGACAACGGCCGCCCGCTGATCTTTTATGAACTCGTGGACAACGGTCAGAAGACGCTCTTCTTGACCAAGAGCGGGGGCAACATCGTGTTCACCTTCACCCCGTAAACCGCTCGGTTTGCGTTGGAAACGGCGGCCGCTCCGATGGGGGCGGCCGTCCCCTTTTGTGACGGCCGTCATGCCTATCCAAAACATGACGGCTCCTAAAGTTCGGCTCGTCTCGAGAATCTGTGCAGACCCCTGAGCGAGATCGCCGTCCGCCGCAGGCGGATGGCGGCGTCCCGGCGCCTCCCGCCCAAAGCCAAGCGCACCCAGCGCTTGGGCGCCCTGCCCCGCCCTTCGAGACGCACAGATTCTCAGGAGGAGCTCAAAGATCTTGGGCGGCCGTCCCCTTTTGTGACGGCCGTCATTGGCCTTTCTGTTCCGCTCGCTGTATCTTCTTCATAAACTGGACATCCGGCCTGGAGCCGGAGGAGGGGTGGGCGATGAAACGGATCTTCGTGTTTTCTCGGACCTTGGCGGCGGCGGCGCTGCTCCTGTGGAGCGCGGCGGCCTTCGGGCAGGGGTGCGGGGAGAGTTGGACGTGGGCCAACCCTCTTCCTCAGGGCAACGACCTCAACGCGTGCGCCTACGACGGGACGACGCTCCTGTGCGTGGGGAGCCACGGGACGGTCGTCCGCAAGACCGGCTCCGGCTACATCGCGGGTGACGTGGGCCAGCCCTACTGGCTGACTTCCGCGATCTACGACGGAGGCAAGTGGATCGCCGGAGGATTCGACCCATCCACCACGACGCCCGTCATCACGACCAGCGAGGACGGCGTCCAGTGGATGGCGCGTCTGGCCAGCGGCGTGGGCGGCGTCTTCGGCATGGTCCGAGGGGACACGGTGTATGTGGCCGTGGGGTACAACTGGGAGGGGAACCAGGACCTCGTCTTCACCAGCACGAATGGATACGCCTGGACCTTTCAACCCACGGGCACGGGCCACGTTCTCACCTCGGTGGCCCACGGAAACAGCCGCTTCGTCGCCACGTCGGAGAGCGGCGTATTCCTGACGAGCACGAACGGCTCGTCCTGGTCCACGGCGGCCTCCTTCCCCGGCCTGGAGTTCAAGAGCATCGTCTTCGCCTCGGGGAAGTTCGTGGCCGTGGGCCACGACTGGACGGGGGGGAATGCCCTCTTCGCCTACAGCAGCGACGGTCTGTCGTGGACCCCCGTGTACAGCCTCCCCGACGTGGACCTTCGCACCGTCTGCTACGGGGGCGGCCAGTTTTTCGCCGCGGGGTACGACTGGAACGACCAGGTTTCCACCTGCTTCGGAAGCCCCGACGGCATCGCCTGGAACGTCCTGGCGGAACTGGGGTGGGGGCGGGTGAACGCCGCCGCTTACGGCCAGGGCCAGTACCACATGGCTGGCGAAGGCGGCCTCCTCCTCTGGAGCGCCGACGGCGTCAACTGGTCCAAGGGCTCCACGGGCCTCCACATCGGCCTGAGCGACATGGCCGAGGGCCTGGGCTACTACCTCGCGGTGGGCCATGACGGCCTGGTGTACAAGAGCGCGGACGGCGCCGTCTGGGCCCCCACGGTCTTCTCCGACGGCATTCACCTCA is a window of Acidobacteriota bacterium DNA encoding:
- a CDS encoding Ig-like domain-containing protein yields the protein LEAGDVFTVVVNGVTYTAGDGNLVVSGTDWTLTVPAGSELPEGTYPVTATVTDAAGNAASDATTNELVIDTTPPAAPAVTALTTNDTTPAIHGTLGAALEAGDVFTVVVNGVTYTAGDGNLVVSGTDWTLTVPAGSELPEGTYPVTATVTDSAGNAASDATTNELVIDTTPPAAPAVTALTTNDTTPAIHGTLGAALEAGDVFTVTVNGVTYTAGDGNLVVSGTDWTLTVPAGSELPEGTYPVTATVTDSAGNAASDASTNELTIDTTPPVVAIAAPAEGSTTGDSTPTISGTTDAAEGSTVTVTIGAESHTATVQADGSWTLDWPTVLPDASYTVSASVTDPAGNTGSDSNGFTVLATPPSTPPIVTSPLYAGASVTVYGSSVEAPGSLVTVYVGGISAGTALVQADGSWSLAGVPLADGQSVTATVEAAGKLASGSSNTVVVAANSSDLTPAPILATPVAAGTTSVTGTSLPGATVDVYADGYYLGTTIADGTGAWTLSSLAPLPDGTLLSATATLAPGGTSSWSNTVVVGTAIHLLRSDDLTSLSQPIAPLFERCHPAFSSLAAMGPNHAANWGEGADATLPGTSDDDKAYVRGITSGTAEPDTTVLADNGRPLIFYELVDNGQKTLFLTKSGGNIVFTFTP